The following are encoded in a window of Saccharothrix longispora genomic DNA:
- the fabI gene encoding enoyl-ACP reductase FabI — MTGLLEGKRLLITGVITDASIAFHVARVAQEQGAQVVLTGFGRMSLVERIAKRLPQAAPVVELDVQNQEHLDTLADRLREHVDGLDGVVHAIGYAPPTCLGAPFMDAPWEDVATAVHVSAYSYKALTKAALPLLGRGASIVGLDFDARQVWPAYNWMGPAKAAFESINRYLARDLGPQGIRVNLVSAGPVRTMAAKSIPGFADLEAMWGEKAPLGWDVDDATPVARSVCGLLSDWFPATTGSMVFVDGGVHFLGL, encoded by the coding sequence GTGACGGGACTGCTCGAGGGCAAGCGACTGCTGATCACCGGCGTGATCACCGACGCGTCGATCGCCTTCCACGTGGCCAGGGTCGCCCAGGAGCAGGGCGCCCAGGTCGTGCTGACCGGCTTCGGCCGGATGAGCCTCGTGGAGCGGATCGCCAAGCGCCTGCCGCAGGCCGCCCCCGTGGTCGAGCTGGACGTGCAGAACCAGGAGCACCTGGACACGCTGGCCGACCGGCTCCGCGAGCACGTGGACGGCCTCGACGGCGTCGTGCACGCCATCGGCTACGCGCCGCCGACGTGCCTGGGCGCGCCGTTCATGGACGCGCCGTGGGAGGACGTGGCCACCGCGGTGCACGTCTCCGCGTACTCGTACAAGGCGCTGACGAAGGCCGCCCTGCCGCTGCTGGGCCGCGGCGCGTCGATCGTCGGCCTGGACTTCGACGCCCGCCAGGTGTGGCCCGCCTACAACTGGATGGGGCCGGCCAAGGCCGCGTTCGAGTCGATCAACCGCTACCTGGCCCGCGACCTCGGCCCGCAGGGCATCCGGGTGAACCTGGTCTCGGCCGGCCCGGTGCGCACGATGGCCGCGAAGTCGATCCCCGGCTTCGCCGACCTGGAGGCCATGTGGGGCGAGAAGGCCCCGCTCGGCTGGGACGTGGACGACGCCACGCCGGTCGCCCGCTCGGTCTGCGGGCTGCTGTCGGACTGGTTCCCGGCCACCACCGGCTCCATGGTGTTCGTCGACGGCGGCGTGCACTTCCTGGGTCTCTGA
- a CDS encoding FAD-binding and (Fe-S)-binding domain-containing protein, protein MTGFVGGLRAAVDGDVLDDRASRAVYSVDASNYRHVPLVVVRPRSVDGVLAAVAVAVEHGVPITNRGAGTSVAGNSAGAGMVLDFSRYLDRVISVDPDEKVAVVQPGVVLDRLNDAARPHGLVFGPDPSTHSRCTLGGMIGNDACGAHSIAWGKTSDNVRALDVLLPDGRRFDTRTPPELDLPRADPAWFPALDRRVSGYRLDALPDLTRALVGTEGTCATVLGATVELVESPPRRVLAVLGFDGPYDAADLAPELRGPGVLTVEGLNAELARHAGDSRSLLPPGRSWLFVEAVEDAVARRAAALAPHSVVVSDPARQRALWRVREDGAGLATRMSDGGEAWPGWEDAAVPPERLGAYLREFDALLAGHGRRGVTYGHYGEGCLHVRVDFDLARGLRSFLRDAADLVVAHGGSLSGEHGDGQARSELLPRMYPPAAITAFGRFKAAFDPGNLMNPGRVVAPLKLDDDLRVLVAPPVIPTRAALALRADGGDLVAASRRCVGVGKCLNARGGVMCPSYRVTREEKHSTRGRARLLFEMLGGRVVRDGWRSEEVREALDLCLGCKGCKRDCPVDVDMATYKAEFLHHHYKGRRRPAAHYSMGWLPLWLRLRLVNRVSARFARFGGVDPARPLPVPVRSFQSRFAAGTGGGDRVLLFPDTFTNHFEPGIGLDAAAVLGHAGQAVEVPRSAVCCGLTWFSTGQLDVARRVVRRTARVLRPWTREGVPVVGLEPSCTAFLRGDALEVAGDDPDVARLAGSVRTFAEHVSPLLEPCAPGGGAVVQPHCHQYAEGGLDADRELLVKAGVTASLLEGCCGLAGNFGFEEGHHEVSMAVGELALFPAVRTAAEGTSVVADGFSCRTQVRHGTDAEPVHTATLLRRRLGL, encoded by the coding sequence GTGACCGGTTTCGTGGGAGGACTCCGCGCCGCGGTGGACGGCGACGTGCTCGACGACCGCGCGAGCCGGGCGGTGTACTCGGTCGACGCGTCGAACTACCGACACGTGCCGCTGGTCGTGGTGCGACCGCGGTCGGTGGACGGCGTGCTCGCGGCGGTGGCGGTGGCGGTCGAGCACGGCGTGCCGATCACCAACCGGGGCGCGGGGACGTCGGTCGCGGGCAACTCGGCGGGCGCCGGGATGGTCCTCGACTTCTCCCGGTACCTCGACCGGGTGATCTCGGTGGACCCGGACGAGAAGGTCGCGGTGGTGCAGCCCGGCGTGGTGCTGGACCGGCTGAACGACGCGGCCCGGCCGCACGGGCTGGTGTTCGGACCGGACCCGTCGACGCACTCGCGGTGCACGCTCGGCGGGATGATCGGCAACGACGCGTGCGGCGCGCACTCGATCGCGTGGGGCAAGACCAGCGACAACGTGCGGGCGCTCGACGTGCTGCTGCCCGACGGGCGGCGGTTCGACACGCGCACCCCGCCGGAGCTGGACCTGCCGCGGGCGGACCCGGCGTGGTTCCCCGCCCTGGACCGGCGGGTCTCGGGGTACCGGCTGGACGCGCTGCCGGACCTGACCCGCGCGCTGGTCGGCACGGAGGGCACGTGCGCGACCGTGCTGGGCGCGACGGTGGAGCTGGTCGAGTCGCCGCCGCGCCGGGTGCTGGCGGTGCTCGGCTTCGACGGCCCGTACGACGCCGCCGACCTGGCGCCCGAGCTGCGCGGTCCGGGCGTGCTGACGGTCGAAGGGCTGAACGCCGAACTGGCGCGGCACGCGGGCGACTCGCGCTCGCTGCTGCCGCCCGGGCGGAGCTGGCTGTTCGTGGAGGCCGTCGAGGACGCGGTGGCGCGCCGGGCGGCGGCGCTCGCGCCGCACTCGGTGGTCGTGTCCGACCCGGCGCGGCAGCGGGCGCTGTGGCGGGTCCGGGAGGACGGCGCGGGCCTGGCGACGCGGATGTCGGACGGCGGCGAGGCGTGGCCGGGGTGGGAGGACGCGGCCGTGCCGCCCGAGCGGCTCGGCGCCTACCTGCGGGAGTTCGACGCGCTGCTGGCCGGGCACGGCAGGCGGGGCGTCACCTACGGGCACTACGGCGAGGGCTGCCTGCACGTGCGGGTCGACTTCGACCTCGCGCGCGGGCTGCGGTCGTTCCTCCGGGACGCGGCGGACCTGGTGGTGGCGCACGGCGGGTCGCTGTCCGGGGAGCACGGCGACGGGCAGGCGCGCTCGGAGCTGCTGCCGCGCATGTACCCGCCGGCGGCGATCACCGCGTTCGGCCGGTTCAAGGCGGCGTTCGACCCCGGGAACCTGATGAACCCGGGCCGCGTCGTGGCGCCGCTGAAGCTGGACGACGACCTGCGGGTGCTGGTCGCTCCCCCGGTGATCCCGACGCGCGCCGCGCTGGCCCTGCGCGCCGACGGCGGCGACCTGGTGGCCGCGTCGCGGCGGTGCGTGGGCGTGGGCAAGTGCCTGAACGCGCGCGGCGGCGTGATGTGCCCGAGCTACCGGGTGACGCGGGAGGAGAAGCACTCCACGCGCGGCCGGGCGCGACTGCTGTTCGAGATGCTCGGCGGTCGGGTGGTGCGCGACGGGTGGCGCTCGGAGGAGGTGCGCGAGGCGCTGGACCTGTGCCTGGGCTGCAAGGGGTGCAAGCGGGACTGCCCGGTGGACGTGGACATGGCCACCTACAAGGCGGAGTTCCTGCACCACCACTACAAGGGGCGGCGGCGGCCGGCCGCGCACTACTCGATGGGGTGGTTGCCGCTGTGGCTGCGGCTGCGCCTGGTGAACCGGGTGAGCGCGAGGTTCGCCCGGTTCGGCGGGGTGGACCCGGCGCGCCCGCTTCCGGTGCCGGTGCGGTCGTTCCAGTCGCGGTTCGCGGCGGGCACGGGCGGCGGGGACCGGGTGCTGCTGTTCCCGGACACGTTCACCAACCACTTCGAACCGGGCATCGGCCTGGACGCGGCGGCGGTGCTCGGTCACGCGGGGCAGGCGGTGGAGGTGCCGCGGTCGGCGGTGTGCTGCGGGCTGACGTGGTTCTCGACCGGGCAGCTGGACGTGGCGCGGCGGGTGGTCCGGCGGACCGCGCGGGTGCTGCGGCCGTGGACGCGCGAGGGCGTTCCGGTGGTCGGGCTGGAGCCCAGCTGCACGGCGTTCCTGCGGGGTGACGCGCTGGAGGTCGCGGGCGACGACCCGGACGTGGCGCGGCTGGCCGGCTCGGTGCGGACGTTCGCCGAGCACGTCTCGCCGCTGCTGGAGCCGTGCGCGCCGGGCGGCGGGGCGGTCGTGCAGCCGCACTGCCACCAGTACGCGGAGGGCGGCCTGGACGCGGACCGGGAACTGCTGGTCAAAGCCGGGGTGACCGCGTCGCTGCTGGAGGGCTGCTGCGGGCTGGCGGGCAACTTCGGGTTCGAGGAGGGGCACCACGAGGTGTCGATGGCGGTGGGCGAGCTGGCGCTGTTCCCGGCCGTGCGGACGGCGGCGGAGGGCACGTCGGTGGTGGCCGACGGGTTCAGCTGCCGCACCCAGGTGCGCCACGGCACGGACGCCGAACCCGTGCACACGGCGACGCTGCTGAGGCGTCGGCTGGGGCTGTAG
- a CDS encoding glycoside hydrolase family 6 protein — protein MSLRTFVRSRKVAGALAVTSVAALSAAGVVASTATANAAPGCRVSYSITNQWPGGFGANVQVTNLGDAISGGWTLEWDFAAGQSVQQGWGGVFSQSGARVSVKNPQWSPNLGTGASVTPGFNGSWNGSNPAPTSFRLNGTTCTGSVGPTTTTTTTTTTTTTTTTTTTSGGGNPGTRVDNPYVGAGVYVNPQWSRLAAAEPGGSRISNQPTGVWLDRISAIDGNDSPTTGSMGLADHLDEAERQRAARSDGQLVFQFVVYNLPGRDCAALASNGELKADEIGKYKTDYIDKIAGIVGNAKYSKLRIVAVIEIDSLPNLVTNVSPRATATPNCDTMKANGNYVEGVSYAVGKLGGIGNVYNYIDSGHHGWIGWGDTVPEYDNFYASAKQFAAILGKNSATKDKIHGFITNTANYSALEEPYWTVDDNVGGTPVKERAKWVDWNDFNGELGFATAMRAELVKQGFDSGIGMLIDTSRNGWGGANRPTAKSTSTNPDTYVNESRIDRRHQKGNWCNQAGAGLGERPKAAPKPNIDAYVWIKPPGESDGSSREIPNDEGKGFDRMCDPTYEGNVRNGNNLSGALADAPVSGHWFSAQFQELMRNAYPAL, from the coding sequence ATGAGTCTGCGCACGTTCGTACGGTCCCGCAAGGTGGCCGGCGCGTTGGCGGTGACCTCGGTGGCGGCCCTGTCCGCAGCCGGGGTGGTGGCGAGCACCGCCACTGCCAACGCTGCCCCCGGTTGTCGGGTCTCGTATTCGATCACCAACCAGTGGCCCGGTGGATTCGGCGCCAACGTCCAGGTCACCAACCTGGGTGACGCGATCAGCGGTGGCTGGACCCTGGAGTGGGACTTCGCCGCCGGTCAGAGCGTCCAGCAGGGCTGGGGCGGCGTGTTCTCGCAGTCCGGTGCCCGCGTGTCGGTCAAGAACCCGCAGTGGAGCCCGAACCTGGGCACCGGCGCGTCGGTGACCCCCGGCTTCAACGGCTCGTGGAACGGCTCGAACCCCGCGCCGACCTCGTTCCGCCTGAACGGGACGACCTGCACGGGTTCGGTCGGCCCGACGACCACGACCACGACGACCACCACCACGACCACCACCACGACGACGACCACGACGAGCGGCGGTGGCAACCCGGGCACCCGGGTGGACAACCCGTACGTGGGCGCCGGCGTGTACGTCAACCCGCAGTGGTCGCGCCTGGCCGCCGCGGAGCCGGGTGGTTCCCGCATCTCGAACCAGCCGACCGGTGTCTGGCTGGACCGCATCAGCGCGATCGACGGCAACGACTCGCCGACGACCGGCTCGATGGGGCTGGCCGACCACCTGGACGAGGCGGAGCGCCAGCGCGCCGCCCGCTCCGACGGTCAACTGGTCTTCCAGTTCGTCGTCTACAACCTGCCCGGCCGCGACTGCGCCGCGCTGGCCTCGAACGGTGAGCTGAAGGCCGACGAGATCGGCAAGTACAAGACCGACTACATCGACAAGATCGCGGGCATCGTCGGCAACGCGAAGTACTCGAAGCTGCGCATCGTCGCGGTCATCGAGATCGACTCGCTGCCGAACCTGGTGACCAACGTGTCGCCGCGGGCCACGGCCACGCCGAACTGCGACACGATGAAGGCGAACGGCAACTACGTCGAGGGCGTCTCGTACGCCGTCGGCAAGCTCGGTGGCATCGGGAACGTCTACAACTACATCGACTCCGGCCACCACGGCTGGATCGGGTGGGGCGACACCGTTCCCGAGTACGACAACTTCTACGCCTCGGCGAAGCAGTTCGCTGCCATCCTGGGCAAGAACAGCGCCACCAAGGACAAGATCCACGGCTTCATCACCAACACGGCCAACTACTCCGCGCTGGAGGAGCCGTACTGGACGGTCGACGACAACGTCGGCGGCACCCCGGTCAAGGAACGGGCCAAGTGGGTGGACTGGAACGACTTCAACGGTGAGCTGGGCTTCGCCACGGCGATGCGCGCCGAGCTGGTCAAGCAGGGCTTCGACAGCGGCATCGGCATGCTGATCGACACCTCGCGCAACGGCTGGGGCGGTGCGAACCGGCCCACCGCCAAGTCGACGTCCACGAACCCGGACACCTACGTGAACGAGTCGCGCATCGACCGCCGCCACCAGAAGGGCAACTGGTGCAACCAGGCCGGTGCCGGTCTGGGCGAGCGGCCGAAGGCCGCGCCGAAGCCGAACATCGACGCCTACGTCTGGATCAAGCCGCCGGGTGAGTCCGACGGTTCGAGCCGCGAGATCCCGAACGACGAGGGCAAGGGCTTCGACCGCATGTGCGACCCGACGTACGAGGGCAACGTGCGCAACGGCAACAACCTCTCGGGCGCCCTGGCGGACGCCCCGGTGTCGGGCCACTGGTTCTCGGCCCAGTTCCAGGAGCTCATGCGCAACGCCTACCCGGCGCTGTGA
- the cutA gene encoding divalent-cation tolerance protein CutA — translation MSDNHVVVITTTDSEDAAGTLARAVVEARLAACVQVSGPIRSVYRWEGAVQEDREWQLWIKTAYDRVDELTEFVKARHAYDVPEVLALPVLGGNTDYLAWITEQTRA, via the coding sequence ATGAGCGACAACCACGTCGTGGTCATCACCACCACCGACAGCGAGGACGCGGCGGGCACCCTGGCGAGGGCCGTCGTGGAGGCACGCCTGGCGGCGTGCGTGCAGGTGAGCGGTCCGATCCGGAGCGTCTACCGGTGGGAGGGTGCGGTCCAGGAGGACCGGGAATGGCAACTCTGGATCAAGACCGCCTACGACCGGGTCGACGAGCTGACCGAGTTCGTCAAGGCGCGCCACGCCTACGACGTGCCCGAGGTGCTGGCCCTGCCGGTGCTCGGCGGCAACACCGACTACCTCGCCTGGATCACCGAGCAGACCCGCGCGTAG
- a CDS encoding YcxB family protein: protein MREVGVDFSWSPRPADWRDALRIAVPLYRWAPWFAAVLAVLGVVVLVMGMTWAGVFALALAVIIVALVPVGTAVNFHNHPLAAKRVTGTADGHSLRMAVGESARSELSWDELPGWAETGRGFVLRTGTTAVYAVPHRAFDGDEDVAKFRSLLVEHVGPAA, encoded by the coding sequence GTGCGCGAGGTGGGCGTGGACTTCAGCTGGTCCCCGAGACCGGCGGACTGGCGCGACGCGCTGCGGATCGCCGTGCCGCTGTACCGGTGGGCGCCGTGGTTCGCCGCGGTGCTCGCCGTGCTCGGCGTCGTCGTCCTGGTGATGGGCATGACGTGGGCGGGCGTGTTCGCGCTCGCACTGGCTGTGATCATCGTCGCACTGGTGCCCGTGGGCACGGCGGTGAACTTCCACAACCACCCGCTCGCGGCCAAGAGGGTCACCGGCACGGCGGACGGCCACTCGCTGCGCATGGCGGTCGGCGAGTCCGCCCGCAGCGAGCTGAGCTGGGACGAACTGCCCGGTTGGGCGGAGACCGGGCGCGGGTTCGTGCTCAGGACCGGGACGACCGCGGTGTACGCGGTGCCGCACCGGGCGTTCGACGGGGACGAGGACGTGGCGAAGTTCCGTTCCCTGCTGGTGGAACACGTCGGGCCGGCGGCCTGA
- a CDS encoding beta-ketoacyl-ACP reductase, translated as MSRSVLVTGGNRGIGLAIALAFAAQGDKVAVTHRGSGAPEGLLGVKCDVTSSSEVDAAFAEVEAAHGPVEVVVANAGITDDTLLLRMTDEQFGRVLDANLTGAFRVAQRASRGMLKKRYGRIVFISSVVGHMGGAGQVNYAASKAGLVGVARSIARELGSRNITANVVAPGFITTDMTDALPEERKKQILAQVPAGRYGTTDEIAAAVTFLASDAAAYVTGAVLPVDGGLGMGH; from the coding sequence GTGTCGAGGTCCGTACTGGTCACCGGCGGCAACCGGGGTATCGGCCTGGCGATCGCCCTGGCGTTCGCCGCGCAGGGCGACAAGGTCGCGGTGACCCACCGGGGGTCCGGCGCGCCCGAGGGGCTGCTCGGCGTCAAGTGCGACGTGACCAGTTCGTCCGAGGTGGACGCGGCGTTCGCCGAGGTCGAGGCCGCGCACGGGCCGGTCGAGGTGGTCGTGGCCAACGCCGGCATCACCGACGACACCCTGCTGCTGCGGATGACCGACGAGCAGTTCGGCCGGGTCCTCGACGCCAACCTCACCGGCGCGTTCCGGGTCGCCCAGCGCGCCTCGCGGGGGATGCTGAAGAAGCGCTACGGCCGGATCGTGTTCATCTCCTCCGTGGTCGGCCACATGGGCGGCGCGGGGCAGGTCAACTACGCGGCGAGCAAGGCGGGCCTGGTCGGCGTGGCCCGCTCCATCGCCCGCGAGCTGGGTTCCCGCAACATCACCGCGAACGTCGTCGCGCCCGGCTTCATCACCACCGACATGACCGACGCCCTGCCCGAGGAGCGCAAGAAGCAGATCCTCGCCCAGGTCCCGGCCGGCCGCTACGGCACGACCGACGAGATCGCCGCCGCCGTCACGTTCCTGGCCTCCGACGCCGCCGCCTACGTCACCGGCGCGGTGCTGCCGGTCGACGGCGGTCTCGGCATGGGCCACTGA
- a CDS encoding ferrochelatase: protein MSYDALLWLSFGGPEGPEDVRPFLENVTRGRGVPPERLDEVEQHYQHFGGVSPINALNRRAIDAVRGLVELPVYFGNRNWHPMVEDTLAEMKAAGVRRALVFPTSAYGGYSACRQYDEDIRRARAAVPDAPELVKLRQFFDHPLFIESFVDAVRTAAAGFDDYRLVFTAHSVPLSADKASGPPEEGGHRYSRQIAEASRLVATALGVADHDVVWQSRSGPPQVPWLEPDIVDHVEALHAKGVTNVVVCPIGFVSDHLEVVWDLDTEARDRAVELGMGFARAATPNDDPRFARLVAELVAEHLAGAPVRKLSEFPLAGCTVDGAPCAVLCCEPARRPAK, encoded by the coding sequence GTGAGTTACGACGCGCTGCTCTGGTTGTCCTTCGGCGGTCCGGAAGGTCCCGAGGACGTCCGCCCCTTCCTGGAGAACGTGACCCGCGGTCGCGGTGTCCCGCCCGAGCGGTTGGACGAGGTCGAGCAGCACTACCAGCACTTCGGCGGCGTGTCGCCGATCAACGCGCTCAACCGCCGCGCCATCGACGCGGTGCGCGGGCTGGTGGAGCTGCCGGTCTACTTCGGCAACCGCAACTGGCACCCGATGGTCGAGGACACCCTGGCCGAGATGAAGGCCGCGGGCGTCAGGCGCGCGCTGGTGTTCCCGACCAGCGCCTACGGCGGCTACTCGGCGTGCCGCCAGTACGACGAGGACATCCGGCGCGCCCGCGCGGCCGTGCCGGACGCCCCCGAACTGGTGAAGCTGCGCCAGTTCTTCGACCACCCGCTGTTCATCGAGTCCTTCGTGGACGCCGTGCGCACCGCCGCGGCCGGTTTCGACGACTACCGCCTGGTGTTCACCGCGCACTCGGTGCCGCTGTCGGCGGACAAGGCGTCCGGACCGCCCGAGGAGGGCGGCCACCGCTACTCGCGGCAGATCGCGGAGGCGTCCCGGCTGGTCGCGACCGCGCTGGGCGTGGCCGACCACGACGTGGTGTGGCAGTCGCGGTCGGGGCCGCCCCAGGTCCCGTGGCTCGAACCGGACATCGTGGACCACGTCGAGGCCCTGCACGCCAAGGGCGTGACCAACGTCGTGGTGTGCCCGATCGGGTTCGTCAGCGATCACCTGGAAGTGGTGTGGGACCTCGACACCGAGGCCCGTGACCGGGCGGTGGAGCTGGGCATGGGCTTCGCCCGCGCCGCGACGCCGAACGACGACCCCCGGTTCGCCCGGCTCGTCGCCGAACTGGTCGCCGAGCACCTGGCCGGCGCGCCGGTCCGCAAGCTGTCGGAGTTCCCGCTCGCCGGCTGCACGGTCGACGGCGCGCCGTGCGCCGTGCTGTGCTGCGAGCCCGCGCGGCGCCCGGCGAAGTGA
- a CDS encoding aminoglycoside phosphotransferase family protein — protein sequence MDVDEITGRLALRFGPEVADWCAALPSRVEDLARAWGLVIGPDMPPGASSVVVSGTRDGLPVALKLSPDDAFLAGQTAALRHLAPSGRVPAVLAEAPGAALLAAVVPGTMAEELPVPPTPHEWAALAADLHGVPIPAGTWPDLRDRCEEAFTRVGRRLTDPAVAAHVTPESWDRARTRCRALLDSRPRVLLHGDLHLGNVLVGPRGLVAIDPRPCVGDPCFDVVDYVLDGARHEGVTARAAEVAAAASLDPGRLHAWARALAPMIALAHLDDEAARTELLNLAA from the coding sequence GTGGACGTGGACGAGATCACCGGACGACTGGCCCTCCGCTTCGGGCCGGAGGTGGCCGACTGGTGCGCCGCCCTCCCGTCCCGGGTGGAGGACCTGGCCCGGGCGTGGGGCCTGGTGATCGGTCCGGACATGCCGCCCGGCGCGTCGTCGGTGGTCGTGTCGGGTACCCGCGACGGCCTGCCCGTCGCGCTGAAGCTCAGCCCGGACGACGCCTTCCTCGCCGGCCAGACCGCCGCCCTGCGCCACCTCGCGCCCTCGGGCCGCGTGCCCGCCGTGCTGGCCGAGGCGCCCGGCGCCGCCCTGCTGGCCGCGGTGGTGCCCGGCACGATGGCCGAGGAGCTGCCCGTCCCCCCGACGCCGCACGAGTGGGCCGCCTTGGCGGCGGACCTGCACGGCGTCCCCATCCCCGCCGGCACCTGGCCGGACCTGCGCGACCGCTGCGAGGAGGCGTTCACCCGCGTCGGCCGCCGCCTGACCGACCCGGCCGTGGCGGCCCACGTGACGCCGGAGAGCTGGGACCGCGCCCGGACCCGCTGCCGGGCCCTCCTCGACAGCCGGCCCCGCGTGCTGCTGCACGGCGACCTGCACCTGGGCAACGTCCTGGTCGGCCCGCGCGGCCTGGTGGCGATCGACCCGCGCCCGTGCGTGGGCGACCCGTGCTTCGACGTGGTCGACTACGTCCTCGACGGCGCGCGCCACGAGGGCGTGACCGCACGCGCGGCCGAGGTCGCCGCCGCCGCGTCCCTCGACCCCGGGCGCCTGCACGCCTG
- a CDS encoding alanine/glycine:cation symporter family protein, whose translation MTTSPPPVTLAAEGGALSSVEEAINNVFTPVSDAVAGFVFAEITVFGVTFPWIVGWLVIAAAIFTAYFGVIQVRGFTTALRIVRGRHSSPDDPGEITHFQALSSAVSGTVGLGNIAGVGVAVTIGGAGATFWMILAGLLGMCTKFVECTLGVKYRDVHPDGTVSGGPMHYLRKGLAERFPGGAGKAVGKVLAAGAAAMILFFGIAGGNMFQANQTFAQLRNVTGGEEGFLGTDGAALVFGIVLALVVGAVIIGGIKSIGRVTGKLVPAMAILYVLGCLTVILFNVTAVPDAIGQIFTGAFNADSVAGGAIGALIVGFQRAAFSNEAGLGSASIAHSAVKTRRPVTEGYVALLEPFIDTVVICTMTALTIVVAQTQFWKDAQATVFAGGPRPDGVTVTSESFATVLPWFPYVLTLAVVLFAVSTIITWSYYGEKAWTYLFGKSKRSEAVYRVIFCLFTVVGSVLTLGSVLDFADAVLFLLALFNIVGLYLLAPVVKRELKEFKEYLRTKREDAEVG comes from the coding sequence ATGACCACGAGTCCACCACCAGTCACCCTCGCGGCCGAGGGCGGAGCGCTGTCCTCCGTCGAGGAGGCCATCAACAACGTCTTCACCCCTGTCTCGGATGCCGTGGCAGGCTTCGTCTTCGCCGAGATCACCGTCTTCGGCGTGACGTTCCCCTGGATCGTCGGCTGGCTCGTCATCGCAGCGGCGATCTTCACCGCCTACTTCGGCGTCATCCAGGTGCGGGGCTTCACCACCGCGCTGCGCATCGTCCGGGGCAGGCACAGCAGCCCCGACGACCCCGGCGAGATCACCCACTTCCAGGCGCTCAGCTCGGCCGTGTCGGGCACCGTCGGCCTCGGCAACATCGCCGGTGTCGGTGTGGCGGTGACCATCGGTGGCGCGGGCGCGACGTTCTGGATGATCCTCGCCGGCCTGCTCGGCATGTGCACGAAGTTCGTCGAGTGCACCCTGGGCGTCAAGTACCGCGACGTCCACCCGGACGGGACGGTGTCCGGCGGCCCGATGCACTACCTGCGCAAGGGCCTGGCCGAGCGGTTCCCCGGTGGGGCGGGCAAGGCCGTCGGCAAGGTGCTCGCCGCGGGCGCGGCGGCCATGATCCTGTTCTTCGGGATCGCCGGCGGCAACATGTTCCAGGCCAACCAGACGTTCGCCCAGCTCCGCAACGTGACCGGCGGCGAGGAGGGCTTCCTCGGCACCGACGGCGCCGCACTGGTGTTCGGCATCGTCCTCGCGCTCGTGGTCGGCGCCGTGATCATCGGCGGCATCAAGTCCATCGGCCGGGTCACCGGCAAGCTGGTGCCCGCGATGGCGATCCTCTACGTCCTGGGATGCCTCACCGTCATCCTGTTCAACGTCACCGCCGTCCCGGACGCCATCGGCCAGATCTTCACGGGCGCGTTCAACGCCGACAGCGTCGCGGGAGGCGCTATCGGCGCGTTGATCGTCGGCTTCCAGCGCGCCGCGTTCTCCAACGAGGCGGGCCTCGGTTCCGCGTCGATCGCGCACTCGGCGGTGAAGACCCGCCGCCCGGTCACGGAGGGGTACGTCGCGCTGCTGGAGCCGTTCATCGACACCGTGGTCATCTGCACCATGACCGCCCTGACCATCGTCGTGGCGCAGACGCAGTTCTGGAAGGACGCCCAGGCCACCGTGTTCGCCGGCGGCCCCAGGCCGGACGGCGTCACGGTCACCTCGGAGTCCTTCGCCACCGTGCTGCCGTGGTTCCCGTACGTGCTGACGCTGGCCGTGGTGCTGTTCGCCGTGTCCACGATCATCACGTGGAGCTACTACGGCGAGAAGGCGTGGACGTACCTGTTCGGCAAGAGCAAGCGCAGCGAGGCCGTCTACCGCGTCATCTTCTGCCTGTTCACCGTGGTGGGATCGGTGTTGACGCTGGGCAGCGTGCTGGACTTCGCCGACGCGGTGCTGTTCCTGCTGGCGCTGTTCAACATCGTCGGCCTGTACCTGCTGGCCCCCGTGGTCAAGCGGGAGCTGAAGGAGTTCAAGGAGTACCTCAGGACGAAGCGCGAGGACGCCGAGGTCGGCTGA